A single region of the Changchengzhania lutea genome encodes:
- a CDS encoding DEAD/DEAH box helicase has translation MEVITKEQLQLFRSLFKGRDDVFALRWEKQNKNDYMPAYSYDPYMYRLHKQSGGSFKNYTDKTYLKLDDYQLLKHLKGNHFTGIYPLLKDNTSNFIVADFDKTGWEKQSKKALEACTEAQIPAYLERSRSGNGGHVWIFFEEPYPAIRSRRIVLTLFEQASIFSVFDKNTSFDRLFPNQDYLSGKGLGNLIALPLHGNTLQQGNSCFIDADTLIPFLDQWAFLKTIKKVSTLDLDAILKLFSEKPNQEISIEKEITYNGKIQIILKNSITLNRNGLTRILTNFLKEQLNFFNSDYAIKKKTGRSTYKTERYFKLIEETENTIEIPSGFIGKLLRFCNQNKIQYNFLDERIKLEEIEITSSIQLLNHQHLSLEITKKKDFGIIVAPPGSGKTIIGLKVIEQKKQPALIITHRKQIAEQWIGRIESFFGIPKRDIGKIGQRKMKIGKQITVALIQSLSKKLNTAPKELTSAFGTIIIDECHHIPAKSFREVINRLSPFYQYGLTATPFRKNSDEKLLFVYLGDIISEIKPNEIDTFKKARFTVRDTNLDIPFNSKTDHFETLSKILIHDSERNKIILKDIQYELNKGRKAVIITERKEHIQTLNQYLKNQYEIITLSGEDNTSSSNSKWQAIKQGNYQAIITTGQYFGEGIDIKDVSCLFLVYPFAFKGKLVQYIGRVQRSELTPIIYDYRDKHIPYLNRLFLKRNTYYRNLDRQATLFDDFEENINPISKGNKIDKTFKVPINDLEFHYGMVSFSYSLKSNISIPFEIENEDIQPEFEVLKPYFAKVLNSKSVVIHINIEFENDIIVSQIATSKDIENINKEVIESVKFQLVKQNFIKSGKTINQEDITNNIEAFFDSKENLLETILKNDIYVHSKQLYYLAKHHDFKTLKIRFVLSPFSFVFLLVGELNYHIILETLNTKEATYIWRLSKDSILFKKELSQINQKLNLIRISGRQAFLETKNSNFSRIIHDYNNAEKGFYKWKNILEERLS, from the coding sequence ATGGAAGTGATTACAAAAGAGCAATTACAACTTTTTCGTTCTCTTTTTAAAGGGCGTGATGATGTTTTTGCTTTACGTTGGGAAAAGCAAAACAAAAATGACTATATGCCTGCATATTCTTATGACCCTTATATGTATCGACTTCATAAGCAAAGCGGTGGCTCATTTAAGAATTATACTGATAAAACCTATTTAAAACTAGATGATTACCAACTTTTAAAACATTTAAAAGGCAATCATTTTACAGGAATTTATCCACTTTTAAAAGATAATACATCAAATTTTATAGTTGCAGATTTTGATAAAACTGGTTGGGAAAAACAATCAAAAAAAGCATTAGAAGCTTGTACAGAAGCGCAAATTCCTGCTTATTTAGAACGGTCTCGGTCTGGAAATGGCGGACATGTTTGGATTTTCTTTGAAGAACCGTATCCTGCAATTAGAAGCAGAAGAATTGTTCTAACACTTTTTGAGCAAGCTAGTATCTTTTCAGTCTTTGATAAAAACACAAGTTTTGACCGTTTATTCCCAAATCAAGATTATTTATCAGGTAAAGGATTGGGAAATCTTATTGCGCTTCCTTTACACGGCAATACTTTACAACAAGGAAACTCTTGTTTTATTGATGCCGATACATTAATACCTTTTCTGGACCAATGGGCATTTTTAAAAACAATCAAAAAAGTATCAACACTTGATTTAGATGCTATTCTAAAATTATTTTCTGAAAAACCAAATCAAGAAATTTCAATAGAAAAAGAAATTACGTACAATGGAAAAATTCAAATCATTTTAAAAAATAGTATCACTTTAAACCGTAATGGTTTAACCCGTATTCTAACTAATTTTCTAAAAGAGCAATTAAACTTTTTCAATTCTGATTATGCTATAAAAAAGAAAACAGGCAGAAGCACTTATAAAACGGAACGTTATTTTAAACTTATTGAAGAAACCGAAAACACTATAGAAATACCAAGCGGCTTTATAGGTAAGTTGTTACGGTTTTGTAATCAAAATAAAATTCAATATAATTTTTTAGATGAAAGAATTAAACTAGAAGAAATTGAAATAACGTCTTCAATTCAATTATTAAACCACCAACATTTATCTCTTGAAATTACCAAGAAAAAAGATTTTGGAATTATAGTTGCCCCTCCAGGATCTGGTAAAACTATTATTGGCTTAAAAGTCATTGAACAGAAAAAACAACCAGCATTAATTATCACGCACAGAAAACAAATTGCAGAGCAATGGATAGGCAGAATTGAAAGCTTTTTTGGAATACCCAAAAGAGACATCGGGAAAATTGGTCAAAGGAAAATGAAGATAGGAAAACAAATAACAGTTGCATTAATTCAGTCCTTATCAAAAAAACTGAATACTGCCCCTAAAGAGTTAACATCGGCTTTTGGTACAATTATTATTGATGAATGCCATCACATTCCAGCAAAGTCTTTTAGAGAAGTTATAAATCGTCTATCTCCCTTCTACCAATATGGATTAACAGCAACACCTTTTCGAAAAAATAGTGATGAAAAACTACTGTTTGTCTATTTGGGCGATATTATTTCGGAAATAAAACCCAATGAAATAGATACTTTTAAAAAAGCAAGATTTACTGTACGTGATACAAATCTAGATATTCCATTTAATTCCAAAACTGACCATTTTGAAACATTATCCAAAATATTGATTCATGATTCTGAAAGGAACAAGATCATATTAAAAGATATTCAATATGAGTTAAACAAAGGTAGAAAGGCAGTTATTATTACAGAAAGAAAAGAACATATTCAAACACTAAATCAATATTTAAAGAATCAATATGAAATTATTACACTTTCTGGAGAAGACAACACATCTTCAAGTAACTCAAAATGGCAAGCTATAAAACAAGGGAATTACCAAGCTATTATTACTACTGGGCAATATTTTGGAGAAGGTATTGATATTAAGGATGTTTCATGTTTATTTTTAGTATATCCTTTTGCCTTTAAAGGAAAGTTAGTTCAATACATTGGTCGTGTTCAGCGTTCAGAATTAACCCCAATTATCTACGATTATAGAGATAAACATATTCCATACCTCAACAGACTATTTTTAAAACGAAACACATATTACAGAAATCTAGACCGACAAGCTACATTATTTGATGATTTTGAAGAAAATATAAATCCTATTTCAAAAGGGAATAAAATTGACAAAACTTTCAAAGTTCCTATTAATGATTTAGAGTTTCATTATGGAATGGTTAGTTTTTCTTATTCTTTGAAATCAAACATATCTATTCCATTTGAAATCGAGAATGAAGATATACAACCAGAATTTGAAGTTCTGAAACCATATTTTGCAAAAGTACTAAACTCAAAATCTGTTGTTATTCATATAAATATTGAATTTGAAAACGATATCATTGTATCGCAAATAGCAACATCTAAAGATATTGAGAACATAAACAAGGAAGTCATTGAAAGCGTAAAGTTTCAACTTGTAAAACAAAATTTTATAAAATCTGGAAAAACAATCAATCAAGAAGATATCACAAATAATATTGAAGCTTTTTTTGATTCAAAGGAAAACCTATTGGAAACTATTTTAAAAAATGACATTTATGTCCATTCCAAACAACTTTATTATTTGGCAAAGCATCACGATTTCAAAACTCTAAAAATTAGATTTGTTTTAAGCCCATTTTCATTTGTATTTTTATTGGTAGGAGAGCTGAATTACCATATTATTTTAGAAACGTTAAATACTAAAGAAGCAACTTACATTTGGCGTCTTTCCAAAGATTCAATCCTATTTAAAAAAGAGTTGTCACAAATAAATCAAAAACTAAACTTAATTCGTATAAGTGGTCGACAAGCTTTTTTAGAAACTAAAAACAGCAACTTTAGTCGAATTATACATGATTATAATAATGCCGAAAAAGGATTTTATAAATGGAAAAACATACTAGAAGAAAGGTTGAGTTAG
- the rseP gene encoding RIP metalloprotease RseP, translating to MEFVIKISQFLLSLSLLIILHELGHFIPAKAFKTRVEKFYLFFDVKFSLFKKKIGETVYGIGWLPLGGYVKIAGMIDESMDTEQMAKEPQPWEFRSKPAWQRLIIMLGGVTVNFLLAVFIYIGMTFYYGETFLPIENIKDGLFIESTVANKAGLLTGDNIIAVDGDKIETFSEVSEKVLFGREITIERDGQQSTVTMPEDFLAQLIDSKEKSFINLRMPFAIVQVPDTSYNKASGIKAGDIILGLNDYNTRYIDQVKEGLEKFKGQTVSATVLRDNNETVIPLKISEDGKLGLVYANGSTPETLEALDYYKFKNKTYGFFESIPIGIKKTGDKISSYITQFKAIFTPSTGAYKGVGGFKAIYDIFPSFWNWEVFWNITAFLSIMLGVLNLLPIPALDGGHVMFLLYEMVSGRKPGDKFMEYAQMVGFILLIALVLFANGNDIFKAVFD from the coding sequence ATGGAGTTTGTTATTAAAATATCTCAATTTTTATTGAGTCTTTCATTGCTTATTATTTTACATGAATTAGGGCATTTTATTCCTGCAAAAGCCTTTAAAACAAGAGTAGAAAAGTTTTATTTATTTTTTGATGTGAAGTTCTCCCTGTTTAAGAAAAAAATAGGCGAAACGGTATACGGAATTGGTTGGTTGCCACTAGGAGGCTATGTTAAAATTGCTGGAATGATTGATGAAAGCATGGATACTGAGCAAATGGCAAAAGAGCCACAGCCATGGGAATTTCGTTCTAAACCAGCATGGCAACGTTTAATCATTATGTTGGGTGGCGTCACGGTTAATTTCTTATTGGCTGTTTTTATTTATATAGGCATGACCTTTTATTACGGAGAGACTTTTTTACCCATTGAAAATATAAAAGATGGATTATTTATCGAGAGCACTGTGGCCAATAAAGCGGGATTACTAACCGGAGATAATATTATAGCTGTTGATGGTGATAAGATAGAAACCTTTTCTGAAGTTTCCGAAAAAGTATTATTTGGGAGAGAGATTACTATTGAAAGAGACGGGCAACAATCTACAGTAACCATGCCTGAGGATTTTTTAGCACAATTAATTGATTCTAAGGAAAAAAGTTTTATCAATTTGAGGATGCCATTCGCCATTGTTCAGGTTCCTGATACATCCTATAACAAAGCAAGTGGAATTAAAGCAGGAGATATCATACTTGGTTTAAATGATTACAACACTAGATATATTGATCAAGTAAAAGAGGGCTTAGAAAAATTTAAAGGACAAACAGTATCTGCTACCGTTTTAAGAGATAATAATGAAACCGTCATCCCTTTAAAAATTAGCGAAGATGGTAAATTGGGATTGGTATATGCCAACGGTTCTACTCCAGAAACTTTAGAGGCTCTAGATTATTATAAATTTAAAAATAAGACATACGGATTTTTTGAGTCCATTCCGATTGGTATTAAAAAGACTGGTGATAAAATTTCGTCATACATTACACAATTCAAAGCCATATTCACACCGAGTACCGGTGCGTATAAAGGCGTTGGTGGTTTTAAGGCTATTTATGATATATTTCCTAGTTTCTGGAACTGGGAAGTATTCTGGAATATTACCGCCTTTTTATCCATTATGCTGGGGGTTTTAAATCTATTGCCTATCCCAGCCTTAGACGGAGGTCATGTCATGTTCTTATTATATGAAATGGTGTCTGGAAGAAAACCTGGAGATAAGTTTATGGAATATGCACAAATGGTTGGGTTTATACTGTTAATAGCTTTGGTACTGTTTGCAAACGGGAATGATATATTTAAAGCAGTTTTTGATTAA
- a CDS encoding SCO family protein, with protein sequence MLSFFKDYKKFAIVFGIISAIIIILIYNTLNVYRPLDIYQPARVSSELVDSTIQHQKKYHKIADFKFINQNGDTITQEDYKDKIYVADFFFTTCQTICPIMTDHMVDIQNKLIDDDDVMLLSHTVTPQIDTVAQLKRYAIKKGVNDKKWNLVTGDKKQIYELARKSYLAVKTNGLGDKYDMIHTENFMLIDKKRQIRGFYDGTNSEDISKLLEDIKILKKEYDQ encoded by the coding sequence ATGTTATCCTTTTTTAAAGATTATAAAAAGTTCGCCATTGTTTTTGGTATTATTTCCGCCATTATAATCATACTCATTTATAACACCTTAAATGTGTACCGGCCACTTGATATTTACCAACCTGCCAGGGTGAGCTCTGAATTGGTTGACAGCACCATTCAACACCAAAAAAAGTATCATAAAATAGCCGATTTTAAATTTATTAATCAAAATGGAGACACCATTACGCAAGAAGATTATAAAGATAAAATCTATGTTGCCGATTTCTTTTTCACTACCTGCCAAACCATTTGTCCGATTATGACAGATCACATGGTAGACATTCAAAATAAGCTTATAGATGATGATGACGTCATGCTGCTTTCTCATACGGTGACTCCACAAATTGATACTGTAGCACAACTAAAGCGATACGCCATTAAAAAAGGGGTGAACGATAAGAAATGGAATTTGGTTACCGGTGACAAAAAGCAAATCTACGAACTTGCAAGAAAATCCTATTTGGCCGTAAAAACCAACGGGCTCGGGGACAAATATGATATGATTCATACCGAAAATTTTATGCTTATTGACAAGAAACGCCAAATTCGTGGGTTTTATGATGGTACTAATTCCGAAGATATTTCCAAACTCCTTGAAGATATTAAAATCTTGAAAAAAGAATACGACCAATAG
- a CDS encoding FeoA family protein gives MEDTLANLKRGERGIIKDVSSVHIPLKLLEMGCLPGNSVKLVQMAPFQDPMYLNINGTHLAIRKETAIHVLIERVADE, from the coding sequence TTGGAAGATACTTTAGCCAATTTAAAACGTGGAGAACGCGGCATTATAAAGGATGTTTCGTCAGTTCATATTCCATTAAAGCTCCTAGAAATGGGGTGCTTACCAGGTAATAGTGTCAAACTAGTACAAATGGCTCCATTCCAGGATCCCATGTACTTAAACATCAATGGCACGCATTTAGCCATAAGAAAGGAAACTGCTATCCATGTTTTAATTGAACGCGTAGCAGATGAGTAA
- the feoB gene encoding ferrous iron transport protein B: MSKQINVALIGNPNTGKTSVFNALTGLNQKVGNYPGITVEKKEGICKLPRGVKAHIIDLPGTYSLNASSLDENVVIELLLNRNDKDFPDIAIVVSDVENLKRNLLLFTQIKDLQIPVALVINMADRMRYKGISLDIPFLEEHLKTKIALISTRKNEGIDTLKDIIANYKELSVTPCLNASEIDVEYFENLRKAFPNQLLYKLWLVITQDVNFGKTDRNEIDAVANFKTKSKSDLKRLQQKETIKRYQFINNVLKKGQTIDASQAKDLRTKLDRVLTHKVWGYVIFFLILLTIFQAIYDWSSVPMDFIDGVFASLSEWTKNELPQGAFTSLLAEGIIPGLGGIVIFIPQIAFLFLFIAVLEESGYMSRVVFLMDRVMRRFGLSGKSVVPLISGTACAIPAIMATRNIESWKERLITILVTPFTTCSARLPVYLIIISLIIPEGRFLGLSFQALTLMLLYLIGFGTAVISAYILNKILKIRSKTFFVVEMPNYKLPLLKNVVLTVVEKTKSFVYGAGKIILAISIVLWFLASYGPGEDFKNAENIVNIEYASQNLSSEALQQKIASHKLEHSFIGITGRAIEPAIRPLGYDWKIGIAIISSFAAREVFVGTLATIYSVGSDEEATIKNRMAAEINPILGGPLFTFASGISLLLFYAFAMQCMSTLAIVKRETNSWKWPILQLVIMSGFAYIVALIAFQLLK, from the coding sequence ATGAGTAAACAAATAAATGTTGCCTTAATTGGAAATCCAAACACAGGGAAAACTTCCGTTTTTAATGCCTTAACCGGACTCAATCAAAAAGTTGGTAATTACCCAGGCATAACGGTTGAGAAAAAAGAAGGTATTTGTAAGCTTCCCCGCGGTGTGAAGGCACATATTATAGATCTACCTGGTACGTATAGCTTAAACGCTTCATCCCTTGATGAAAATGTTGTTATAGAACTTCTTCTTAATCGAAATGATAAAGACTTTCCAGATATTGCGATTGTTGTTAGTGATGTCGAGAACTTAAAACGTAACCTGCTCCTTTTTACCCAAATAAAAGATCTTCAAATTCCTGTTGCCTTGGTGATTAATATGGCAGATAGAATGCGTTATAAAGGCATTTCGCTAGATATTCCTTTTTTGGAAGAACACCTTAAAACAAAAATTGCATTAATTAGTACCCGTAAAAATGAAGGTATTGACACTTTAAAAGATATTATTGCCAATTATAAGGAGTTATCGGTCACACCATGTTTAAATGCTTCTGAGATTGATGTAGAATATTTTGAAAACCTGCGAAAAGCCTTTCCAAATCAATTACTCTATAAACTTTGGCTCGTCATTACCCAGGATGTTAACTTTGGTAAAACCGACCGAAATGAAATTGATGCTGTTGCAAATTTCAAAACTAAAAGCAAAAGCGATTTAAAGCGGTTACAGCAAAAAGAAACCATAAAACGCTATCAATTTATAAACAACGTACTTAAAAAAGGGCAAACTATAGACGCCTCTCAAGCTAAAGATTTACGAACCAAATTGGATCGTGTTTTAACCCATAAGGTTTGGGGTTATGTCATATTCTTTTTAATCTTGCTTACTATTTTTCAAGCCATTTATGACTGGTCTAGTGTTCCCATGGATTTTATCGATGGTGTTTTTGCCTCATTAAGTGAATGGACAAAAAACGAACTACCACAAGGTGCATTTACAAGTTTGCTGGCAGAAGGCATCATTCCCGGACTTGGCGGTATCGTTATATTTATTCCGCAAATTGCCTTTCTGTTTTTATTTATTGCCGTACTTGAAGAAAGTGGTTATATGAGTCGTGTGGTGTTTTTGATGGATCGCGTCATGCGCCGTTTTGGTTTAAGTGGCAAAAGTGTTGTTCCCTTAATTTCAGGAACAGCCTGTGCCATTCCCGCTATAATGGCAACCCGAAATATTGAAAGTTGGAAAGAACGCCTCATTACTATTTTAGTGACGCCATTTACCACCTGTTCTGCAAGACTTCCGGTATACTTGATTATTATTTCACTCATCATTCCCGAAGGCCGCTTTCTTGGATTGAGCTTTCAAGCATTAACGCTCATGCTATTATACCTTATTGGCTTTGGTACCGCCGTTATATCCGCCTATATTTTAAATAAAATTTTAAAGATTAGGAGTAAAACCTTTTTTGTGGTTGAAATGCCTAATTACAAGCTGCCGTTATTAAAAAATGTCGTTTTAACGGTTGTTGAAAAAACAAAATCCTTTGTTTATGGTGCCGGGAAAATAATTTTAGCAATATCCATTGTGTTGTGGTTTCTAGCATCTTATGGCCCGGGCGAAGATTTTAAAAATGCCGAAAATATAGTAAACATAGAATATGCCTCTCAAAATTTATCTTCAGAAGCTTTGCAACAAAAAATCGCATCGCATAAATTAGAACACTCCTTTATTGGCATCACTGGAAGAGCTATTGAACCTGCTATTAGACCCTTGGGCTATGATTGGAAAATTGGTATTGCCATAATAAGCTCTTTTGCTGCTCGGGAAGTTTTTGTTGGCACTTTGGCTACAATTTACAGTGTTGGAAGCGATGAAGAAGCCACCATAAAAAACAGAATGGCTGCTGAAATTAATCCAATTCTGGGTGGTCCATTATTTACGTTTGCTTCTGGTATTTCATTGTTGCTGTTCTACGCCTTTGCCATGCAATGCATGAGTACTTTGGCTATTGTAAAACGTGAAACCAATAGTTGGAAATGGCCCATCTTACAGCTAGTAATTATGAGCGGATTTGCTTATATTGTAGCATTAATTGCTTTTCAGCTTTTGAAATAA
- a CDS encoding FeoB-associated Cys-rich membrane protein — MNPLLQNILAFSALIVAVGFLVAKFIWKPKKKSSKACGGDDGCGCH, encoded by the coding sequence ATGAATCCTCTTTTGCAAAATATTTTAGCCTTTTCTGCACTCATAGTTGCTGTCGGATTTCTAGTGGCTAAATTTATCTGGAAACCGAAGAAAAAATCCTCTAAAGCCTGTGGCGGTGACGATGGTTGTGGCTGCCATTAA
- a CDS encoding metal-dependent transcriptional regulator: MITLTEENYIKVIYHLGKQGAINVSTNAIAKEMNTKASSVTDMVKKLSEKGYAAYKKYQGVNLTDEGNQIATNIIRKHRLWEVFLVEKFNFSWDEVHEVAEQLEHIKSDKLIDQLDAFLEFPTHDPHGDPIPDKSGNIKKMDKILLSKVPIGEDCICVGVKDSSSDFLKYLDKNNIALGTKFQVSNREPFDNSIKIKTNTQELIISNIIANNLFVKLC, encoded by the coding sequence ATGATAACACTTACCGAAGAGAATTATATAAAAGTCATTTATCATTTAGGAAAGCAAGGAGCTATTAATGTGAGTACAAATGCTATAGCAAAAGAAATGAATACAAAAGCTTCTTCGGTAACAGACATGGTAAAGAAACTATCAGAAAAAGGCTATGCTGCTTACAAAAAATATCAAGGCGTTAATCTTACTGATGAAGGGAATCAAATAGCAACTAATATTATTAGAAAGCATAGGCTTTGGGAGGTGTTTTTAGTTGAAAAATTCAATTTTTCATGGGATGAGGTTCATGAAGTTGCAGAACAATTAGAGCATATCAAGTCGGATAAGCTCATCGATCAATTGGACGCTTTTTTAGAATTCCCAACACACGATCCACATGGCGACCCAATTCCTGATAAAAGCGGAAATATAAAAAAAATGGATAAAATACTTTTATCGAAAGTTCCAATTGGAGAGGACTGCATCTGTGTTGGTGTTAAAGATTCCTCGTCAGATTTTTTAAAGTATTTAGATAAAAATAATATTGCTTTAGGAACAAAGTTCCAAGTAAGCAATAGAGAACCTTTTGATAATTCAATAAAAATAAAAACAAATACACAAGAACTTATTATATCTAATATAATAGCCAATAACTTGTTTGTTAAATTGTGTTAA
- a CDS encoding di-heme oxidoredictase family protein: MKKSCFIISLVVTLICVSCDKAILEGPLDENVLDGQIEGLSFDENIQFLNGDEAFAEVFTSSNGLGPLFVANSCVTCHAGDGKGHPFTTLTRFGQIDASGNQYLNFGGPQLQNRALPGYTPEAIPSGATSAKLTPPITTGLGFLDAVTDADIIAMSDPNDADGDGISGVPNWAEIPPYVILRANAIAQNGKYIHRFGKKAAAYDLLHQTVSAYNQDMGITSTFEPIDTYSGLEVDPEVSNNAVNDVVFYLKTLKAPIQRDEDNVFSGKNIFSEIKCASCHKPTLKTGFSPIEAISNKEFHPFTDLLLHDMGSNLDDGYTEGGALTAEWRTPPLWGLGLAPDSQGGEYFLMHDGRARSIEEAILLHEGEAANSRSLYQNLSQTEKNNLIEFLNSL; the protein is encoded by the coding sequence ATGAAAAAATCATGTTTTATTATTAGTTTAGTCGTAACACTTATTTGTGTGTCGTGTGATAAAGCCATTCTCGAAGGTCCTTTAGATGAAAATGTATTAGATGGACAAATAGAAGGGTTATCATTTGATGAAAATATTCAGTTTTTAAATGGAGATGAGGCTTTTGCAGAAGTGTTTACATCAAGTAATGGATTAGGCCCTTTGTTTGTTGCAAACAGTTGTGTTACCTGTCATGCGGGGGATGGGAAAGGACATCCTTTTACTACATTAACACGATTTGGACAAATAGACGCAAGTGGAAATCAGTATTTAAACTTTGGAGGTCCTCAATTACAAAATAGAGCGTTACCCGGTTATACTCCAGAGGCTATTCCAAGTGGAGCAACATCGGCAAAATTAACACCTCCAATAACCACAGGATTGGGATTTTTAGACGCAGTAACGGATGCAGATATTATTGCAATGTCCGATCCAAATGATGCAGATGGCGATGGTATTAGCGGCGTACCAAACTGGGCAGAAATTCCACCTTATGTGATTTTAAGAGCCAATGCCATAGCTCAAAACGGAAAATACATTCATCGTTTTGGAAAAAAAGCTGCCGCATATGATTTATTACACCAAACCGTATCAGCATACAATCAAGATATGGGAATCACCTCTACTTTTGAACCAATTGACACCTATTCTGGATTAGAGGTTGATCCAGAAGTTTCAAATAATGCCGTTAATGATGTTGTTTTTTATCTTAAGACATTAAAAGCTCCTATTCAGCGTGATGAAGACAATGTGTTTTCTGGTAAAAATATTTTCTCAGAAATTAAATGTGCTAGTTGCCACAAACCAACATTGAAAACTGGATTTTCTCCTATCGAAGCAATCTCAAACAAAGAATTCCATCCTTTTACCGATTTATTATTACATGACATGGGAAGTAATTTAGATGATGGCTATACAGAAGGTGGTGCATTAACTGCCGAATGGAGAACACCGCCATTATGGGGGCTTGGGTTAGCTCCAGACTCTCAAGGTGGTGAGTATTTTTTAATGCATGATGGCCGAGCCAGAAGTATTGAAGAAGCCATACTTTTGCATGAAGGCGAAGCAGCAAATAGCAGATCACTCTATCAAAATCTTTCTCAAACAGAGAAAAATAATTTGATAGAATTCTTAAACTCTCTTTAA